The genomic DNA CGTGCCGTTGGTCACAGCCACATTGGCGTCGATGTCCACGTCACCGGCCGAGAGGGCGTTGCCGCCCATGTCGGAGAGGGTGCCGCCGTCATGGCTGTAGATACCGGTGACGGTGAGCGTGCCGCCGGAGACATCCACGGCACCGCCGGTGTTCGTCACCGCGCCATCGACGGTGGCTATGTCGGTGGTGGTCATCGAGCCGCCCGAAACGGTCACGTCACCGGTGACAGCCCCGGTGGCCGCGCCGGTACCGGCAAGCGTGAAGGTGCCGGAGGTGTCCAGCCCGTTGGCGCCGGTGCCCACATCCAGCGTGCCGCCCGAGGCGATCACAAGCGCGTCGTCGTTGTTGAAGGCCCCTGCCCCGCTGGCCACACTCAGCGTGCCACCGTTGTTGATGGTCACGGTGCCGTCGGTATTGGTTGCGGTGGTCGTCACCTCGAAGGTATCGCCCTCCACGGTCAGCGATGCTCCGGTGCCGTTGAGGCTGAGCGTATCCACCGTGGCCGCGCCGTTGCTTGTCATCGCACCGTTGCCGGTGAGGTTGATCGTGCCAGCGGCGAAGTTGGTGCCGTCATGGTCGATGAAACCGTTGCCGGAAACGTTGATGGTTGCATCGTTGGGAGCACCGGTATCGCTGTCATCGGCAAGGAAGATGCCATCGTTGTCGAGAAACGCGTTGCCGGTCATCTCCACGGTGCCACCCACGGTGACCGTTACGCTGTTACCATTGCCCACATTGAAGCTGGAATCGTCCTGCAGGGTCAGGTTGGTGCCCGCCGTGACGATGGTGCCGGTCGAGTTGATGTTGATCTCGCCGTCGTTGAGGTTGTTGATGTTGCCCGTGACCGCAGTTGCCGCCAGCGTGGAGCCCACGCCGTTGAGATTGTAGATACCGGTCGGCGCGCCATCGACGCTGTCGTTGTTGATGTCGCCGGCCACGTCAGTCACGTCAGCGCCCGCCGCGATGTTCACGGTGGTGTCGTTGTTGATGGTGTTGCCGGTGCCCACGAGGCTGGCGTTATCGCCCACGGTAACCCCACCGGTGCCGGCGGTGTTGATGGTTTCGGCCGTGACGGTCACGCCATTGGCGATCACAAGCGAGCCCGCGCCGGAGGTGCTGAGGTCGCCGGTGCCGCCGCCATCGCTATCGATGGTGATATCTGCATTGGCAGCCAGCACGCTGTTGTCGGTGACCGAGATCGAACCGACATCGGTAAGCGTGCTCTCCACGTTCACGGTGCCGCCGTTGCTCACGCTGATGTCGTTGTCGTTTGCGCTGACGGGGTTGACGCCATTGTCGATGGTCACAACGCCGGTCGCGCCATCCGCCACCACGTCATAGTCGTAGTCGTCGGTAATTGTCTGCGCCACCTGAGCGACAATTTCGTCGGTCACGAAGCTCAGATCGTTGCCGTCGAGCGCATCCGGATCGGTCTGGGTATAGCCGGTGGCGAGAGTGATGCTGGCGGCAGTAATGGTCAGATCGCCGCTTGTAGTATCAAGATTGCCCGAGAGGGCGATAGAGCCATTGGCGTCGGTCAGGGTGATGGAAGCATCCGCTGTTGCGGTCACATCGCCCACGGCGGCGGTTGCGCCGCCTATGGTGAGGGTGTTGCCGAGGTCGAAGCCGACGCTCGCTGCATCAAAGGTGCCGGTCACGTCGAGGTCGCCAGAAACGGTGAGCGTGCCGCCGGTGGCGCTGACATTGCCATCCACGCCTGCGCCGCCGCCAAGGCCATCAGCACCGGTCCCTGCAAGATCAAGGTCGCCGGCGCTGGTGATGTTGCCGGTGACAAGGCCGGTGGAGGTGAAATCGCCGTTGGCACCCACGGTCACGTTGCCATCGACGGAGCCGCCTGCCGTCGAGGTGAGCGCACCGTTGTCCACGTTGATCGCATCGGCCCCGAGGCCGGTTGCCGTCAGCGTATCGCCATTGGAGACGGTGACCGTAGGCGCACCGCCGCCGCCGATGAGCATCGTTTCGGTGGTCAGGTCGCCCGCCGTGGTAAGCCCTGCTCCGTTTTGAACATTGGTAAGGCCGCCAACCGTCAGATCGCCACCCATGGTGAGGGTGGCATCGGTATTGATCTCCAACCCGCCGGTGATTCCATCGCCATCATCCGAAACACCCGAGAGGGTTGCCGTGGTCCCCTGACCGAGAGTGACGCTTCCGTTCACCCGCCCGGTAGAGGTGAGGCTAACAGCGCCCGCCCCTCCGCCGGTCAACAGGTCGGTGTCGATTGTGCCATCATTGATCACCGTCCCCGAGAAGGCGTAAACGTTGATATCGGAGGTCACGGTCGCGCCGTCGTCGATATCGAGAACACCGGCACCAGTCGAACCGAAGGTCACCTGCGCGGCAGAGTCGAGCGTATTTCCATCCGTCACATTGACCGTGCCCGAATTCACAGCAAGCGCGCCAACTGTCACATCATGGCCCACCACGATGGAATTGCCGCCATTCTGCTGCAGCGTTCCGGTGATCTCGGCATTCCCGGTGAACGCCACTGTGCCGCCAGTCCCGTTGGTGACGCTACCGTTAATGCCCGCGAGATCGCCGGCGTCTCCGCCATTGGCTTCGCTGACCCCGGCAAGATTGAGCGTGCCCGTGTTGGTGAGCGTGCCCGCACCGCTGTTGATCGCGATCTGGCCGCCGGTGGTGCCGTCAACCGAAACCGTGCCTGCGTTGCTCGCGGAGGTATCGACTGTCAGCACCCCCGTGCTCACGTTGACGGTGCCCGAAGTCACGGTGAGCGTGCCAACCTGTGTGGCGTTGTCGACGGCGATGGCGTTGGAGCTGTTTTGCTCAAGATCGCCAGTGATCTGGAGCGCACCGCTGATGTCGAGCGCGCCGGTGCCCTGATTGGTCACACTGCCATCAACACCGCCTACACCGGTCCCGCCGGTGCCCGAAAGCGCGGCGCTGCCGTCATTTACGATTTCGCCGGTGACCAGACCGCTGGAGGTGAAAGAGCCGCCGTCGGCCACGGTGACATCCGAGGTGATGGTGCCCTGGTTGTCGAGCGTCGCGCCCGCCTGCACGTCCACATCGTCGGCAGCTGCATCAACAGTCGCCAGCGTGCCGGTATTGGTCACTGTGCCAGTGCCGGTTACGTCCATCGTGTTGACGGTGACATCGCCGTTGAGGGTGAGGTTGCCGGCTCCGGCCGTGATCAGGTCGATCCCGCCAGCGCTGCCGTCTAGCTCGGCGTTGATGATTGTCGTGCCCGTGGTCACGGTCAGCGTGGAAGCGCCAGGCGTTGCGGTGCCGCCCGTCAGCGTCAGCCCGCCGCCATCGACCGGGTCTTCCTCGATGACGATTCCATCGGCCTCGAAGGTGATGTCGCCTACTTCGACGGGGTCCAGCAGAGTGCCGTCGTTGTCGAGGGTGAGTGTCGTCGTGATGTCGATGGTGGCGTTGGCACCCTGATCCCAATCCTCAGGACCCGGGGTGCCATCATCCCAATCACCCCCAGCGATATTTCCGCTTTGCCAGGTCCCCGTCGCGCCGCCGTCCCAGGTCAGCTCCTGCGCGTTCGCCCCATGCCCGGCTCCGAAGGTGAGCGCCAGCGCCATGGCTGTGGTGGCGAGGATCTGGCCCTTGCCCGCTGCTTTGCGTGGCCGTGGATGTGTGGCACCTGCCGAAATTGCAGTAGTAGCCACGATGCGTTGGGTGCGGAAATCGCTGCGCATGGGAGTTATGTCCTCTCGCCTTCAAATTATCGGCACGTTTCACCGCCCACCTCGGCAGATCTCCGCGCACTTGTGCGGAACACTACTTGCCGCCAAGTCATGCGACAATGCCGAATTTTCGCCACAACCTCTTGTGCCGCCCCGCCAACACCCTCGCCCCACATTTTGTTGCCACCCCGCAACAGGCGCTATGTGAATTGCCAATGCCACCAGCGCACAAGCAGCATCCGGCCTGCGCCACGGCAGCCACAGGGGCATCCTGCGGCCACGCATGGAATCTGCACTCCCTCTTGCGCGGTCCCCTGACGCTCCCTACATTGAGGTCACGTTATTTCAATTATTCCTTCTGGCAGACGACCGATATTTTGAGGGTCGGCCTGCAAAAATCAAAACTGGGAAGCCCCCGCGATGAGCACTCCAAGTCATAGTCAGTCTGAGCGCCTCGGGAAGTTGCACACTGTCCTGCCCTTCGACACGCTCGCCCTCCTCCGCTTTGACGGCATGGACGCCGTCAACGAATGCTTCGAGTATCACGTCGAAGCCGTCACCGAAGATGAGAATGTCGCCGTCAACCTCGACGACCTGCTCGGCACCCATATGACCGTCGAGCTTGAAGACCTTTATGGCGCGCAAAAGCTCTTCGACGGCATCGTCACCGAATGCGGCTGGGCCGATGACGGAGACAGCGGCAACACCTACCGCTTCACGCTGCGGCCCTGGTTCTGGATCATGTCCAAGCGGACAAACAACAAGATCTACCAGGAAAAGAGCTTCGAAGACATCATCAACGAGGTCTGCACCGACTTCGGCTATGACGCCGCGGGCGGGCTCGATGTGCGAATTTCCGGTGCGCTTCCAACCATGCCGCAGGAGTACATCGTTCAATACAACGAGAGCGATTTTCACTTCCTGTGCCGCCTGATGGAGCGCTACGGCGTGAACTACTACTTCACGCATGAGGCGGGCAGCCACAAGATGGTTGTGACCGACAACAACGACGGCTTCGAGCAGCTCGCCCCGTCGGAGCGCGAGTACATGGGCCACGAAGGCCAGCATGTGCACGACAAAGAGCACTTCTGGGACTGGACGCCAAACCGCCGCCTGACCACAGGCAAGGTTGCCCTGACCGATTACAACTTCAAGACGGTCGCGGCCAACATGAAGGGGGAGCAGGAAGGCGACGCCCAGCACGAATACGGCAAGCTGGAAAGCTACGAATACCCGGGCGTCTACCTTGACGGCAGCCAAGGCTCGGACGTTGCCCGCCTGCGCGCCGAGCAGTATCGCGCCCGCGACAAGCATCACACGGCCTCTGGCGATTGCATGAGCCTGACCTCGGGCATGAAGTTCACCCTCACCGGCGAGCATCAGGACGAGGCGCTGATCGGAGAAGAGTTTATCTGCGTCCGGGCCATGCACAGCTTCCACACCGGTGGCTACGTCTCTGGCGGCGGCGGCGGCGCGGGCGAGCATGTGTTTGTCGGCAACTACGAAATGGCCCCCGGCGATGTGCCCTTCGCTCCCGAACGGAGAACGCACGAAACCCGCATGACCGGCCCGCAGACCGCAACCGTGGTCGGCGCGAGCGGCGAAGAGATCGACGTTGACGAATTCGGCCGCATCGTCTGCCAGTTTCACTGGGACCGGCTGGGCAAAAACGACGAGAAGTCCTCGATGCGCATCCGCGTCGCCCAACCCTGGGCCGGGGCCGGATGGGGCACGCTCTTTATCCCGCGCATCGGGATGGAAGTGATCGTCGAGTTTCTTGAGGGCGACCCGAACAAGCCCGTGGTGACCGGCTGTGTCTACAACGGCGACAACGCGCCCCCCTACGAACAGCCCGGCGACAAGAACTGGAATGGCATCAAGTCCAACTCCACCCTTGGCGGCGGCGGCTACAACGAGCTGGTGTTCAACGACACCAAGGGTGACGAGCTGTTCCGCCAGCACGCGCAATACGACATGGAAACCAAGGTGCTCAACAACGAGCGCCGCGAAGTTGATGTCAACCGCACCACAACGATCGGCAATGACGAGACCCGTCACGTCAAGAATGACGAAACCCACACGATCGACAACAACAACACCTATCTGATCAAGGGCGACGAGAACCGGACGGTCAACAAGAACCGTGAAACCAACATCGACATCGACGAGACCCTCAACGTGGGTGGCAACCAGCTCACCGAGGTGTCGGGCACCAGCACGCTGAACGCTCAGAGCGATATATCCATCAGCTCCTTGACGAAGATCACCCTGACGGTGGGGGGCTCCTCGATCACCATCGAACCGGCGTCCATCAAGCTCAGTTCGCCGATGATCGACGTCAACGCCTCCGCCCAGCTCACAACCAACGGTGGGGCGATGGCAACGCACAAGGCCGGAGGAATGATGACGATTCAGGCTGGACTGGTTAAGATCAACTAAGGACCGGAAGGGATTCGGCAGGTGGGGGACTCCTCTGAAAAGACCGTCATAGCTGGCGTCACCAAGCGAAAGAACCTTCGGTTCGAGGTGGCGCACGAGCTCTATGAAGCGATCCCAGAGATCGAGGAAGACGTGACGGCGCGGCCCAACGGCCACTCCTCCGTCGATTTCATCGGGACGCTCTCGCAAAGCGATACACCCGAGGAGGCGCTGACCTATTGCGCCTACGTGCTGCCCCGGCGTTTCGCCGTCTGGTGGGGGCACGAGTGCCTCAAGAAGATCGACGACATGCTGGATGATACCGACCGCAGCATGCTGGAGCTCGCCGCCAAATGGGTGGGCGATCCCGACGAAGACAGCCGCTACCGGGCGCTGGATGCGGCGATGGAGGCCAAGGTAAAGTCTCCCGGCGTCTGGGTGGCCCTCGGGGCGGGCTGGTCTTCTGGCTCAATGGCCGGGGCCGATGTGCCCCCGGTGCCGCCCCCGCCCTTCCTAACGGCCCGCGCGGTGAACGCCGGGCTGCTTTCGGCCCTCGCCCGGTATGACGTGAAGACCCGCGCGGAGCACCTGCAAAGGTTCATTCGCATGGCCCTGATGCTGACCGAAGAAGGCTGACGCGGCAGGCGCGCCTTTCACCGCGATAGCTGCGGGCGGAATGGCACCAAACCCGCGATTGCCATGACCTTTTCCAACACCGCCGTTCTCCTGCTTGGCGTGGCGCATGGGCCGACACCGGCGCAGACAGAACTTCACTCATTAAGTGAAAAAGCTCCGACAACCGATTGATTGCAAAGGCCCTCTGCCCGGCCACCTTGGCACCACAAATTGCCGCAACACCAGCTGCGATCCGCCGCGCGCCGCAGCCTCCGGGCTTGCATCATACCCCCCTGAGACGTAACTCTTGATCACCAGAGATTTCCAACGCTCCCAGCGGGCGGCATTATCCGAGCGGCGCCGATCATGACCCTGACCCTTCGCATCGACAATTTCCCCTCCCTGCCCGACGGCGGGCCGATCGAGTTTTCGACCGATCAGGGCGGGTTCGAAATCGGGCGCGACCCGGCGATGGATTGGACCCTGCCCGACCCCAACCGCTTCGTCTCTTCCTGCCACGCAGAGATCCGCTACGAAAACGGCACCTACTGGCTCTATGACGTGTCGACCAACGGCACCTTCGTTAACGGTGGCTCGATGCGGGTGAAGAGCCCCTACCAGCTGCAATCGGGCGATAAGCTCCAGATCGGCCACTACCTTGTGGTGGCGCAGGTGGCTGCGGCGCAATCTGCCCCCGCCCCAGCGTTCGAGGCCCCTCCCCCCGCCAGCCCCGGCCCCTCTGCCTTCGATCAGGGCGGCGGCGGTGGCGGCGGCGATATCTGGTCTGTCGGTGGCGGCGGCGGTGGCTCCGGTGCCGCAGCCCCGCCCAGCAGCGGCGATTTCTCGTCTCGCAGCGGTGTTGGCGGCATGTCGGACTTTGGCGATCAGCATATCGATCTGCCCGACTTTGGCGGCAGCGAAACCGGCACGCCCCCGCCCCCCGCCCAGGGTGGCGCAGGCGGCGGCTCGCCCTTTGGCGACGCACCGCCACCGCAGCAGCCGCCCCAAGCGCCGCCGCCCCAGCAGCCGCCCGTCTCCGAGAGCGCCTCGCCCTTCGGAGATGTGCCGC from Oceanicola sp. D3 includes the following:
- a CDS encoding type VI secretion system Vgr family protein; the protein is MSTPSHSQSERLGKLHTVLPFDTLALLRFDGMDAVNECFEYHVEAVTEDENVAVNLDDLLGTHMTVELEDLYGAQKLFDGIVTECGWADDGDSGNTYRFTLRPWFWIMSKRTNNKIYQEKSFEDIINEVCTDFGYDAAGGLDVRISGALPTMPQEYIVQYNESDFHFLCRLMERYGVNYYFTHEAGSHKMVVTDNNDGFEQLAPSEREYMGHEGQHVHDKEHFWDWTPNRRLTTGKVALTDYNFKTVAANMKGEQEGDAQHEYGKLESYEYPGVYLDGSQGSDVARLRAEQYRARDKHHTASGDCMSLTSGMKFTLTGEHQDEALIGEEFICVRAMHSFHTGGYVSGGGGGAGEHVFVGNYEMAPGDVPFAPERRTHETRMTGPQTATVVGASGEEIDVDEFGRIVCQFHWDRLGKNDEKSSMRIRVAQPWAGAGWGTLFIPRIGMEVIVEFLEGDPNKPVVTGCVYNGDNAPPYEQPGDKNWNGIKSNSTLGGGGYNELVFNDTKGDELFRQHAQYDMETKVLNNERREVDVNRTTTIGNDETRHVKNDETHTIDNNNTYLIKGDENRTVNKNRETNIDIDETLNVGGNQLTEVSGTSTLNAQSDISISSLTKITLTVGGSSITIEPASIKLSSPMIDVNASAQLTTNGGAMATHKAGGMMTIQAGLVKIN